The nucleotide window TGCTCGGGCGGAAAGACGTCGACCATGCGGTTGATGGATTCCGGCGCCGACTGCGTATGCAACGTGCCGAACACGAGGTGGCCGGTTTCGGCCGCGGTCAGCGCAAGCGCGATCGTCTCGAGGTCGCGCATCTCGCCGACAAGGATGACATCGGGATCCTGACGCAGCGCCGAGCGCAGCGCATTGTTGAAGGAGAGCGTGTCGCGCCCGACCTCCCGCTGACTGATCACCGACTTTTCGTTGGTGTGCAGGAACTCGATCGGGTCTTCAATCGTGACGATGCGCACCGCTTTGTTGCGATTGATGTAGTTGATCATCGCGGCGAGGGTCGTGGACTTGCCCGAACCCGTCGGGCCGGTCACGAGCACGAGTCCGCGGGGTTTGTGCGTCATCTGCTCGACGACTGCGGGCAGACCCATTTTCTCCAAACGCGGCGGGTTGCCGGGAATCGCCCGAAGGACGGCGCTCAACGAATCGCGCTGGAAGCAGGCGTTGACGCGAAACCGCGAGACGCCGGCGAGCGAATATGCGAAGTCCACCTCGCGGTGCTCTTCGAGCGTGACCTGATCGTTTTTCGTCATCAAGGCCGCGATCAGTTCCTGCGTTGCGGCCGGCGAAAGCTTTTCCTGAACGACTGGTGTGAGCACGCCATGCAGCCGGATGACCGGTGCGCTGCCGACGACGAGATGCAAGTCCGACGCGCCCTTCTCGACGGTCAGACGCAATAGATCATCTATCGTATGGGGAAACATGAACCCTCCGAAGAACGCGATGAAGCCAACCGCATATCAAGACTATCGGTCGGGGCCGGACGTGACGGAGGTGTGAGTGGCGACACAGGAACGAAGTGTGATGCGGCGCGTGAGCGTCCGCGACGCGCTAGCCGCAATGGCCGAATTCCCGTTGCGTACGGCTGCGCGCGAAAACATCGCCGTGGCGGCGGCCGACGGGCGCGTCCTCGCCGCAGCCGTGCACGCCGTCGAAAATGTTCCGCCGTTCACTCGATCGTGCGTCGACGGATTTGCCGTTATCGGCGCCGACGTCGCCCGAGCGAGCGAGACGACGCCCGTCATATTGCGCGTCGTAGGCGACGTCGCCATGGGCAAAGCCGCACCGGGCGGCCTTGTGCGCGGGTCGTGCATGCGGATTCCCACCGGCGGCGCATTACCCGCAAGCGCAGACGGCGTCGTCATGATGGAAGATGCCGAGGACGACGGCGATGTTGTAAAGATCCGCGATGGCACCGATCTCGAGGACCATGTCACGCGCGAGGGCGCAGACGTGCGGGCCGGCGATCTGCTCTGCGAAGCGGGCACGATCGTGAGCCCCGCGGCGATCGGCATGCTCGCGACGGCTGGAGTCGATCGAGTCGAGGTGTATCGCGCGCCGCGCGTGGGCGTGCTGATCACGGGAGACGAACTCGTGCCGTTGGGCGCCCCTCTTGCGCCCGGCCAAATCCACGATAGCAACCGCGCGGCGCTGTGCGCCGCAATAACTGCGCTCGGCTTTGAGCCGCAGCCGTATCCACGCGTCGCCGACGATCGGTCGGCGTTTGATGCGGCATTCGCCGTCGCGCTCGCCGAGAACGATGCCGTCGTGATCTCGGGCGGTTCGAGCGTCGGCGAACGCGACTATACACCGGCCGTGATTTCGGCCGCCGGTTCGCCCGGTGTCATCGTGCACGGGGTTCGCGCGAAACCGGGCAGGCCTGCCGTTCTCGCGGTCATCGGCGATAAACCGGTTATCGGACTGCCCGGCAATCCCGTTTCAGCGTTGGTCGTTTTCGAGACGCTCGCCCGGCCGACGCTCTTGCGCATGTTCGGAATCAGCGGCGAACCGCTGCCGTGGCGCGCGACGCTGCGCGCGGATATCGTCGTCTCGACCCACCTCGAACACCGCATCCCTGTGAAGTTGACGCGCGATGCCAACGGCCTCGTCGCGACGCCGCTCTTCGGTACATCGGCGCACATGCACATCCTCGGTCTCGCCGACGGGCTCGTGGTGATTCCGGAGGGAGTGGGCGCATTTGCCGCAGGTTCGGAGGTCGACGTCGTACCATACACTCGCCGCAATCGATAGATCGAAGGAGATACTCAAGATGTCCATCGCTCACGTGGCGTTCGCGATGTACCCGGTCACCGATATGAAACGCGCCGTCGCGTTCTACGGAGACGTACTCGGGTTGCAAAAATCCGGGCTTGACGGCGACCACTGGGTCGAGTTCGACGTCGCAGGCACGACGTTCGGCGTGGGCGATTTCGAACAGGTCGGAAAGGCAGGCACCGCGCAGTCGCTTGCGCTTGAAGTGAGAGATCTCGGTGCGTACCGGGCCGAGCTTGTCAAACGCGGCGTTGAAGTGA belongs to Candidatus Eremiobacteraceae bacterium and includes:
- a CDS encoding type IV pilus twitching motility protein PilT, with the protein product MFPHTIDDLLRLTVEKGASDLHLVVGSAPVIRLHGVLTPVVQEKLSPAATQELIAALMTKNDQVTLEEHREVDFAYSLAGVSRFRVNACFQRDSLSAVLRAIPGNPPRLEKMGLPAVVEQMTHKPRGLVLVTGPTGSGKSTTLAAMINYINRNKAVRIVTIEDPIEFLHTNEKSVISQREVGRDTLSFNNALRSALRQDPDVILVGEMRDLETIALALTAAETGHLVFGTLHTQSAPESINRMVDVFPPEQQEQVRLQLCGVLEAVFTQTLVPKADGSGRVCAMEILLGTHAVRNLIRENKPAQMTNAIQTGQNVGMQTLDKCLAEFVNNGFITLSDALEKSSHPEELQRMCSVTEAKPRFVSGF
- the glp gene encoding gephyrin-like molybdotransferase Glp, which codes for MRRVSVRDALAAMAEFPLRTAARENIAVAAADGRVLAAAVHAVENVPPFTRSCVDGFAVIGADVARASETTPVILRVVGDVAMGKAAPGGLVRGSCMRIPTGGALPASADGVVMMEDAEDDGDVVKIRDGTDLEDHVTREGADVRAGDLLCEAGTIVSPAAIGMLATAGVDRVEVYRAPRVGVLITGDELVPLGAPLAPGQIHDSNRAALCAAITALGFEPQPYPRVADDRSAFDAAFAVALAENDAVVISGGSSVGERDYTPAVISAAGSPGVIVHGVRAKPGRPAVLAVIGDKPVIGLPGNPVSALVVFETLARPTLLRMFGISGEPLPWRATLRADIVVSTHLEHRIPVKLTRDANGLVATPLFGTSAHMHILGLADGLVVIPEGVGAFAAGSEVDVVPYTRRNR
- a CDS encoding VOC family protein, producing MSIAHVAFAMYPVTDMKRAVAFYGDVLGLQKSGLDGDHWVEFDVAGTTFGVGDFEQVGKAGTAQSLALEVRDLGAYRAELVKRGVEVTEPHALANCTIALVRDPDGNQIWLHERKN